A window of Candidatus Rhabdochlamydia sp. T3358 contains these coding sequences:
- a CDS encoding ATP-binding protein produces the protein MALSKFIGRKTELARLKGLLDARCASLIVVRGRRRIGKSRLLAEFGKEMKSLFFSGMPPVQKTTAQSQRDEFAYQLERAGLPGVKSDDWGNLFWHLSKHTTKGRVLIVFDEISWMGGKDPNFLGKLKTAWDMYFSKNSQLILALCGSISSWIEENILSSTGFVGRIAIDLVIEELPLNVCNAFWHPKSKRITAYEKFKLLSITGGVPLYLERMKPELPVEQNIRDLCFTRGGLLVREFDEIFSDLFSRKNASHKEIISCLADGPKDLSQICKELKRRIGGAYSKHLDDLVKAGFVQRDFTWNLASRQESKLSLYRLSDNYLRFYLKYIAPNRSKIEKEAFASATLNRLPGWDSMMGLQFENLVAHNRKTIWSLLHLSPEEVIMDGPFFQNSTLKQPGCQIDYMIQTRFSLYLCEVKFSKNRIGPKIIKEMEEKRKCLKIPKFCSIRPVLIHVNGVQESVINKEYFDKVIDFGLLLA, from the coding sequence GTGGCACTTTCCAAATTTATAGGACGAAAAACCGAGCTAGCTAGGCTTAAGGGACTATTAGATGCCAGATGTGCAAGTTTGATTGTTGTTAGGGGAAGAAGACGCATTGGGAAGAGTAGGCTTCTTGCAGAGTTCGGAAAAGAAATGAAGAGTCTTTTTTTTTCTGGCATGCCTCCTGTTCAAAAAACCACAGCGCAATCTCAACGAGATGAGTTTGCCTATCAACTGGAAAGAGCTGGATTGCCAGGTGTTAAATCTGATGACTGGGGAAATCTCTTTTGGCATCTTTCTAAACATACCACTAAGGGCCGAGTATTGATCGTATTCGATGAGATATCTTGGATGGGAGGAAAAGATCCTAATTTTTTAGGTAAGTTAAAGACCGCTTGGGATATGTACTTTAGCAAAAATTCGCAGTTGATACTTGCTTTGTGTGGCTCGATCTCTTCTTGGATCGAAGAAAATATTCTGAGTAGTACGGGATTTGTGGGTAGAATTGCTATTGATCTTGTTATTGAAGAGCTTCCTTTAAACGTCTGTAATGCCTTTTGGCATCCTAAGAGTAAGCGAATCACAGCATATGAAAAATTTAAACTTTTGTCTATTACAGGAGGAGTTCCTCTTTATCTTGAACGAATGAAACCTGAATTACCTGTAGAGCAAAATATTCGAGATCTTTGTTTTACAAGGGGAGGTCTTTTAGTTAGAGAATTTGATGAGATATTTTCCGATCTTTTTTCTAGGAAAAATGCAAGTCATAAGGAGATCATATCTTGTCTTGCAGATGGTCCTAAAGACTTAAGTCAGATCTGCAAAGAATTGAAAAGAAGAATAGGTGGGGCATATAGCAAGCATTTGGATGATCTTGTAAAAGCTGGCTTTGTACAGAGGGATTTCACTTGGAATTTAGCTAGCAGGCAAGAGAGTAAATTAAGCCTTTACCGATTGAGTGATAATTATCTTCGATTCTATTTAAAATATATTGCTCCTAATCGTTCAAAGATCGAGAAAGAGGCTTTTGCTAGTGCAACATTAAACCGTCTTCCAGGCTGGGATTCCATGATGGGGCTGCAGTTTGAAAATCTTGTAGCGCACAATCGTAAGACGATTTGGAGTCTGTTACATCTATCCCCAGAGGAGGTCATCATGGATGGGCCTTTTTTTCAGAATTCCACCTTAAAACAGCCGGGATGCCAAATTGATTATATGATTCAAACTCGCTTTAGTCTTTATTTATGCGAGGTTAAATTTTCCAAAAATAGGATAGGTCCGAAGATCATTAAAGAAATGGAAGAAAAAAGAAAATGTTTAAAGATCCCTAAATTCTGTTCGATTAGGCCGGTTCTTATTCATGTAAATGGAGTACAAGAAAGCGTTATTAATAAAGAGTACTTTGACAAAGTGATTGATTTTGGTTTGTTGTTAGCGTAA
- a CDS encoding NFACT RNA binding domain-containing protein, with product MLSYSEMLSLLPEIKKEILDKNLIRFMQINPTSYVFVFNHVQLLLCVQKPFSRFHITNKKYKPYSSVFADQVNKLLRERACVEVFLLSEDRILCLKFEEYYFITELMYHHPILAVTDSSFAIMLSNIPTSSHYKKPLVKPAIHHSPAFVTSKKIEERYQLLEEQALLAVQRRKISSQLAKLEKQLKKYQEEYAQATNWQVLQNETELLKSHLQQITPGMKSVQVMNWESQSLIEIALDPGTPIQKQLQLRFKEVRKWKRRLDLYPSFMEEIHQKMRTLQKELSHPNIEPSYQKPPLKKERNKASGFHTFIDKEYTILVGKNAKGNEKLTFTIANGNDTWLHVTPMAGSHVVIKTKLINENILQDAMQLALYFSQARKQSQAEVLITEVKYVSRTKTTGKVLISKHKTKKVQLDLHRIKELLKKQTAKKS from the coding sequence ATGTTGAGTTATTCAGAAATGCTTTCTCTTCTTCCTGAAATAAAAAAAGAAATTCTAGATAAAAATCTGATAAGATTTATGCAGATTAATCCTACAAGCTATGTATTTGTATTTAATCATGTTCAGCTACTGCTTTGTGTGCAAAAACCTTTTAGTCGCTTTCACATCACAAATAAAAAATATAAACCTTATTCTTCTGTTTTTGCAGATCAAGTAAATAAACTCTTAAGAGAAAGAGCGTGTGTGGAAGTTTTTCTGCTCTCAGAGGATCGTATTCTTTGTTTAAAATTTGAAGAATACTATTTTATTACAGAGCTTATGTACCATCATCCGATTTTAGCTGTTACAGATTCTTCGTTTGCTATTATGCTTAGCAATATACCCACTTCTTCTCATTATAAAAAACCTCTTGTAAAACCTGCTATCCATCATTCTCCCGCTTTTGTCACAAGTAAGAAAATAGAGGAGCGTTATCAGTTATTAGAGGAGCAAGCTCTATTAGCAGTGCAGCGCAGAAAAATATCTAGTCAATTAGCTAAACTAGAAAAACAACTTAAAAAGTATCAAGAAGAGTACGCCCAAGCTACAAACTGGCAGGTTTTACAAAATGAAACGGAGCTGTTAAAAAGCCATCTGCAGCAAATAACACCTGGTATGAAAAGCGTACAAGTCATGAATTGGGAGAGCCAATCTTTGATAGAAATAGCTTTGGACCCAGGGACTCCCATTCAAAAGCAATTACAGCTGCGTTTTAAAGAGGTGCGTAAGTGGAAGAGAAGATTAGATCTCTACCCTTCATTTATGGAAGAGATCCATCAGAAAATGCGCACGCTTCAGAAAGAGTTATCCCATCCAAACATAGAGCCCTCTTATCAAAAACCACCTCTAAAAAAAGAGCGTAATAAAGCTTCTGGTTTTCACACTTTTATAGATAAAGAATACACCATTTTAGTCGGAAAAAATGCTAAAGGGAATGAGAAACTGACCTTTACAATAGCAAATGGTAATGATACCTGGTTACATGTAACTCCTATGGCAGGCTCTCATGTAGTTATTAAAACCAAGCTAATCAATGAAAATATTTTGCAAGATGCTATGCAACTAGCGCTTTATTTTAGCCAAGCCCGCAAACAAAGCCAAGCAGAGGTGCTGATCACAGAGGTTAAGTATGTGAGTCGTACTAAAACAACAGGAAAAGTACTTATCAGTAAGCATAAAACAAAAAAAGTGCAGCTAGATCTGCATAGAATCAAAGAGTTATTAAAAAAACAAACAGCAAAAAAGTCCTAA
- a CDS encoding response regulator transcription factor, producing MSHKKRILLIEDEEDIAALIKLQAEASGYKMHVEVDGINGYRAIEREKPDLVILDIMLPGQNGFDVCRKMKANPDLRGIPVIILTAKSEELDMILGLELGADDYVPKPFSPKVLFSRIKAVLRRAKEPEKAPKIITFGEFSLEVDRYLLRKGEKVITITLSEFGILRRLLTNRGKVLTRNQLLDDIHNDDAFIVDRNIDVHIASLRKKLGPNFDWIETVRGVGYRFRE from the coding sequence ATGAGTCATAAAAAAAGAATCTTGCTAATCGAAGACGAAGAAGATATTGCAGCGCTAATCAAATTACAAGCAGAAGCATCTGGATACAAGATGCATGTTGAAGTAGATGGTATAAATGGTTATCGCGCTATTGAAAGAGAAAAACCAGACCTGGTCATTCTTGATATCATGTTACCTGGACAAAATGGCTTTGATGTATGCCGTAAAATGAAAGCAAACCCTGATCTACGTGGCATTCCTGTAATCATCTTAACAGCTAAATCAGAAGAGTTAGACATGATTTTAGGCTTAGAATTAGGCGCTGATGATTATGTGCCTAAACCCTTTTCTCCTAAAGTACTCTTTTCCCGCATTAAAGCTGTCCTACGCCGTGCTAAAGAACCGGAAAAAGCACCAAAAATCATTACCTTCGGGGAGTTTTCCTTAGAAGTAGATCGCTATTTGCTCCGTAAAGGAGAAAAAGTAATCACTATTACTTTGTCTGAATTCGGCATTCTACGTCGCCTTCTCACAAACCGCGGCAAAGTGTTAACACGTAATCAACTACTCGACGATATCCATAACGACGATGCCTTTATTGTCGATCGGAACATAGATGTACACATCGCATCTTTACGTAAAAAACTAGGCCCTAACTTTGATTGGATAGAAACAGTACGCGGTGTAGGATATCGTTTTCGAGAATAA
- the murI gene encoding glutamate racemase: MTQSDISQKKIGIFDSGLGGLNVMQAISTCLPHENITYFGDTAHLPYGNKSIELITTYVLESIDFLLSQDIKLLVIACHTACAACLEIIRSIVNIPIVAVLEQAIEEIIDTKPNDSIVVLGTRATISSGTYQKQLYSKLPDVCLSCVACPLFVPLIEEGYFDHPITQLAVTEYLSPLIGESIDAILLGCTHYPLIGSLIRQCMGNKIPLLDPATRCAQTTRQLLSKLDLLNQQTDPAKYQFFVSQDPERFSALSKRFFHYPIEKTSPLIMTQVHKKREKNLISLLELKNKLNLSIAK; encoded by the coding sequence ATGACACAAAGTGATATAAGTCAAAAAAAAATAGGCATTTTTGACTCTGGATTAGGAGGTCTTAATGTAATGCAAGCAATTTCTACTTGTTTGCCACATGAAAATATCACATATTTCGGAGATACCGCCCATCTTCCCTATGGGAATAAAAGCATTGAGCTAATCACTACTTACGTTTTAGAAAGCATCGATTTTTTACTCTCTCAAGATATTAAGTTATTAGTCATTGCTTGTCATACTGCTTGTGCTGCTTGTTTAGAGATCATTCGTAGTATTGTCAATATCCCTATTGTAGCCGTTTTAGAGCAGGCCATAGAGGAAATTATCGATACTAAACCAAATGATTCTATTGTTGTTTTAGGAACAAGGGCGACAATTTCATCTGGAACTTATCAAAAACAATTATACAGCAAATTGCCCGATGTCTGCTTGTCTTGTGTTGCATGCCCTCTATTTGTTCCTTTAATCGAAGAAGGATATTTTGATCATCCAATCACTCAATTAGCAGTGACGGAGTATTTATCCCCTCTTATAGGAGAGTCAATTGATGCTATATTGCTTGGATGCACCCATTATCCTCTGATTGGGTCTTTAATTCGACAATGCATGGGGAATAAAATCCCCTTATTAGATCCAGCAACTAGATGTGCTCAGACAACAAGGCAGCTCCTATCTAAATTAGATTTATTAAACCAGCAGACAGATCCTGCCAAGTATCAATTTTTCGTATCACAAGATCCAGAGAGATTTTCCGCATTAAGCAAACGATTTTTCCACTATCCCATCGAAAAAACATCCCCACTTATCATGACCCAAGTGCATAAAAAGCGTGAAAAAAATTTAATTTCCCTGCTTGAATTAAAAAATAAACTTAATTTATCCATTGCTAAATGA
- a CDS encoding LysM peptidoglycan-binding domain-containing protein has product MMRTFLLACILLTTFCYGKTHEYNPSSYELQLEIAGLKHQIRTFEVDMQLIEEKIPEPIDCKALQSRIQMQENTIDKLSSEIKNLKKDIQQLLEHLNKINTQLTTHENRLQNVSELKSTLADLLKKIHSSTTKTRVKSYKVQGGDSLEKIARLHHVSVEALKANNKLIKDTIFPGQELQIPHDTK; this is encoded by the coding sequence ATGATGAGAACATTTCTTCTTGCATGTATACTCTTAACCACTTTTTGCTATGGGAAAACACACGAATACAACCCTTCTTCTTATGAGTTGCAATTAGAAATAGCAGGTTTAAAGCATCAAATTCGCACATTTGAAGTTGATATGCAATTAATAGAAGAAAAAATCCCTGAACCTATTGATTGCAAAGCGCTACAATCACGTATTCAAATGCAAGAAAACACCATAGATAAACTCTCTTCTGAGATAAAAAACCTTAAAAAAGATATACAGCAACTCTTAGAGCATCTAAACAAAATAAACACCCAATTAACAACTCATGAAAATAGATTACAAAACGTTTCTGAGTTAAAAAGCACACTAGCGGACCTACTTAAAAAAATACATTCCTCTACAACAAAAACAAGAGTAAAATCTTATAAAGTTCAAGGAGGAGATTCTTTGGAAAAAATTGCTAGGCTTCACCATGTATCCGTTGAAGCACTTAAAGCAAATAATAAACTGATTAAAGATACTATATTTCCTGGACAGGAGCTACAAATTCCCCATGACACAAAGTGA
- a CDS encoding OmpA family protein produces the protein MSKKTIIGILSCTCFLTGCIGSRFSVWKDSLTSSNYKKTNHLWDDANDPYDHLLGPMEEEFIALNDEDLQQQFSDAAIPPPKNDPGEGRLPGIEGFSCPRGFETEIFRTLYFPTDKDTLEGKSYYQIIDQISQHLKKNPQLLIFVEGHCDERGPEQYNLSLGARRANYIRSMLVQKGIHPERIHTVSYGKEKPAIQKRNREAWAKNRRAEFKIYNPS, from the coding sequence ATGAGCAAAAAAACCATTATAGGAATCTTGAGCTGCACTTGTTTTTTAACAGGATGCATAGGCAGTAGATTTTCTGTCTGGAAAGATAGTTTGACATCCAGTAACTATAAAAAGACAAATCATTTATGGGATGATGCAAATGATCCTTATGACCATCTTCTAGGTCCTATGGAAGAAGAGTTTATTGCATTAAATGATGAAGATCTGCAACAACAGTTTAGCGATGCGGCTATTCCTCCTCCTAAAAATGATCCTGGAGAAGGAAGACTCCCTGGAATTGAAGGATTTAGTTGCCCAAGAGGGTTTGAAACAGAGATTTTTAGAACTCTGTATTTTCCTACAGATAAAGACACGCTTGAAGGCAAAAGCTACTACCAAATCATTGATCAAATTTCACAACACCTCAAGAAAAATCCCCAATTGCTTATCTTTGTTGAAGGACACTGTGATGAAAGAGGACCAGAGCAGTACAATCTCTCTCTCGGAGCCAGGCGTGCTAATTACATCCGTTCTATGCTTGTGCAAAAAGGGATCCATCCAGAAAGAATTCATACCGTTTCCTATGGGAAGGAAAAACCTGCAATTCAAAAGCGCAACAGAGAAGCTTGGGCCAAAAATAGACGTGCGGAATTCAAAATTTATAATCCCTCTTAA
- the tolB gene encoding Tol-Pal system protein TolB: protein MSSKIYIRFISVYFFLAFFSSAIYAERIEEEIRVHLPTTSQLQPIYLGKIFSQDAVFDVHYLNQLEAILCYDLDYNGSTKVCQRTSDKEQLLRNKDLTAAFQIQNWQSFGIPFIIKCCVNQKQLTLYLFNVSNSCLKTFGPILLSGNLPQDRKKIHKLADTLHKTLFSTEGIASTRILFSQKTPHNESEKWISEIWECDWDGANARQITSEKTYCITPILLPRADNSLKEGLFYVSYKTGQPKIYFQASKADKAKRISSLRGNQLLPAVSLKRDKIAFISDVSGRVDLFVQAFSPETGKMEKPVQLYSHPHAVQASPTFSPDGSKIAFASNKDGGTRIFVIPIPSDKKRPHAVMITKKNRENSCPSWSSDGTKLAYSAKTNGIRQIWIYDFEKKEEWQLTSGPGDKENPFWAPNSNHIVFNSTQDCNSEIYVVNLNQPKAIKISRGLGKKHYPTWGL, encoded by the coding sequence ATGTCCTCTAAAATCTATATCCGTTTTATCAGTGTCTATTTTTTTCTTGCCTTTTTTTCCTCTGCGATTTACGCGGAGAGAATAGAAGAAGAAATTAGAGTCCATTTGCCAACTACAAGCCAGCTACAACCGATCTACTTAGGCAAAATCTTTTCTCAAGACGCGGTTTTTGATGTGCACTATTTGAATCAATTAGAAGCCATTCTTTGCTATGATCTAGACTATAATGGATCTACAAAGGTCTGTCAAAGAACATCTGATAAAGAACAGTTACTTCGTAATAAAGATCTAACAGCTGCTTTTCAAATCCAAAACTGGCAGAGCTTTGGCATTCCTTTTATCATTAAATGCTGCGTCAACCAAAAACAGCTAACCCTATATCTCTTTAATGTAAGCAACTCTTGCTTGAAAACATTTGGCCCTATTTTGCTTAGTGGCAATTTACCGCAAGATCGAAAAAAAATTCATAAGCTAGCAGATACCCTTCATAAGACCTTGTTTTCTACAGAAGGAATCGCTAGTACCAGAATTTTATTCTCCCAAAAAACCCCTCATAACGAATCAGAAAAATGGATTTCTGAAATTTGGGAATGTGATTGGGATGGAGCTAATGCTCGTCAAATTACCTCGGAAAAAACCTATTGCATCACCCCTATCTTACTACCTAGAGCAGACAACTCTTTAAAGGAAGGGCTTTTTTATGTCTCTTATAAAACAGGTCAACCTAAAATTTATTTTCAAGCTTCAAAAGCAGATAAAGCTAAGCGAATTAGCTCTTTAAGAGGCAATCAACTATTACCTGCTGTTTCCCTTAAAAGAGATAAAATTGCCTTCATCTCTGATGTAAGTGGCCGCGTGGATCTATTTGTGCAAGCATTTTCGCCAGAAACAGGTAAAATGGAAAAACCAGTTCAGCTCTATTCACATCCACATGCAGTACAAGCCTCTCCCACATTTAGCCCAGATGGTTCTAAAATTGCCTTTGCTTCCAATAAAGATGGCGGGACACGGATTTTTGTTATTCCCATACCCTCTGATAAAAAACGCCCCCATGCTGTCATGATCACTAAAAAAAACCGAGAAAATTCTTGTCCATCTTGGTCCTCTGATGGTACAAAATTAGCCTATAGTGCTAAAACAAATGGTATACGACAAATATGGATTTACGATTTTGAAAAAAAAGAAGAGTGGCAACTAACCTCAGGGCCCGGTGACAAAGAAAATCCTTTTTGGGCTCCAAATAGCAATCACATTGTTTTTAATTCTACACAAGATTGCAACTCTGAAATTTATGTTGTTAATTTAAACCAGCCTAAAGCTATTAAAATCAGTCGAGGCCTTGGGAAAAAACACTACCCTACTTGGGGACTTTAA
- a CDS encoding biopolymer transporter ExbD, translating into MRQKRHFSYQEVSSEENLVNLTPLIDVVFVVLILFILIAPMVEADRVQLSFFSSELTHPVHENAIATIYVHEDNSIWLNQTKISETQLMHCLKDLHQKQGNVPLQLFHDKRAQFGVYQSVKNAAELAGFEQLDVIVKSG; encoded by the coding sequence ATGCGTCAGAAAAGACATTTCTCCTACCAAGAGGTCTCCTCTGAAGAAAACCTGGTCAATTTAACTCCCTTAATCGATGTCGTTTTTGTTGTGCTAATTTTATTTATTCTCATTGCGCCCATGGTAGAAGCAGATCGTGTACAACTCTCTTTTTTCTCCTCGGAATTAACACACCCTGTTCATGAAAATGCAATAGCTACTATCTATGTGCATGAAGATAATTCTATTTGGTTAAATCAAACAAAAATCTCTGAAACACAATTAATGCACTGCCTAAAAGATCTTCATCAAAAACAAGGCAATGTCCCTTTGCAACTCTTCCATGATAAAAGAGCGCAATTTGGAGTCTATCAATCTGTTAAAAATGCAGCAGAATTAGCAGGATTTGAGCAGCTTGATGTCATCGTAAAATCTGGATAA
- a CDS encoding MotA/TolQ/ExbB proton channel family protein produces MIMPEIPIASFATFITAYAQSDIFGKAIMLALIGLSLICWIILIQKIRFTHRTARLSQIFYKNYTSQKERMLQIDLQEANACKDLHPFAHILGSLKIKTGEILNKNLYFSTQDLEKPKIYLSSADLEAVESHVLTTISYHVKQLEKNLFILPTIVSLAPFLGLLGTVWGILVTFSGLQNSSSIGSNSVIIGGLSTALATTVLGLVIAIPALIAYNYLKHRINNYSSEMQDFLYELLSYLELQYRRVDQD; encoded by the coding sequence ATGATCATGCCTGAAATCCCAATAGCTAGTTTTGCTACATTTATAACCGCTTATGCCCAGTCTGATATTTTTGGCAAAGCAATTATGTTGGCACTAATCGGTCTTTCTCTGATCTGTTGGATTATACTTATCCAAAAAATCAGATTTACCCATAGAACCGCTCGTTTATCCCAGATCTTTTATAAAAACTACACAAGCCAAAAAGAAAGAATGTTGCAAATTGATTTACAAGAGGCAAACGCTTGTAAGGATCTACACCCTTTTGCTCATATTCTTGGATCTCTTAAAATAAAAACGGGAGAAATTCTCAATAAGAATTTGTATTTCTCTACCCAAGATTTGGAAAAACCTAAGATCTATCTATCATCTGCTGATTTAGAAGCAGTGGAAAGTCATGTGCTAACTACGATTTCCTATCATGTAAAACAACTAGAGAAAAACCTATTTATTCTACCAACTATTGTATCATTAGCTCCATTCTTAGGTTTATTAGGCACCGTCTGGGGAATCTTGGTTACTTTTTCAGGTCTACAAAACAGTAGCTCTATTGGTTCTAATAGCGTGATTATAGGTGGTCTTTCTACCGCTTTAGCAACCACTGTTTTAGGTCTTGTCATTGCAATCCCTGCTTTAATTGCTTATAACTACTTAAAACATAGAATAAATAATTACTCCTCAGAAATGCAGGATTTTTTATATGAACTTCTTTCTTATTTAGAACTACAATACCGCAGGGTAGATCAGGATTAA